One Nitrospinota bacterium genomic window carries:
- a CDS encoding helix-turn-helix transcriptional regulator, which produces MEQNNVRKIREDRMMSKSELARKAGISVQTLDRIEKGESCRLDTKRKIIRALGFNLEERNKVFI; this is translated from the coding sequence ATGGAACAGAATAATGTCAGAAAAATCCGTGAAGACAGGATGATGAGCAAATCTGAATTAGCTAGAAAGGCTGGAATTTCTGTTCAGACTCTAGACAGAATTGAAAAAGGAGAAAGTTGTCGTTTAGATACGAAAAGAAAAATTATTAGGGCTTTAGGTTTCAATTTAGAAGAAAGAAATAAGGTTTTTATTTAA
- a CDS encoding site-2 protease family protein, which yields MKKYPVINIFLFFITILTTLIAGYWQENCSGFLELVKNPFLLYKGIPFSFTLILILGAHELGHYLTAKKHGVEATPPFFIPSPHPLVGTFGAFIRMKSPVPNRKALLDIAVAGPLSGFLIALPAVIIGIKLSEIQTSHIVNEVTPWCQVTVGSSLLISFLTKTLLGPLPSSYLVSFHPIAFAAWIGLFVTALNLIPLGQLDGGHIIYAIVTKRYKTVNKISFFLLLLLGILWQGWFFWALIIFLFGFRHPSLIEELSPLDLKRKVIGAITIIIFLITFIPIPFIV from the coding sequence ATGAAAAAGTATCCTGTAATAAATATTTTCCTTTTTTTTATTACCATCCTCACCACATTAATTGCTGGGTATTGGCAGGAGAATTGTTCTGGCTTTTTAGAGCTAGTAAAGAACCCTTTTCTTCTTTATAAAGGAATTCCATTTTCTTTTACCTTGATATTGATTCTCGGTGCCCATGAACTAGGTCATTATTTAACGGCAAAAAAGCATGGGGTAGAAGCAACCCCGCCTTTTTTTATTCCTTCACCCCATCCCTTGGTTGGGACCTTTGGTGCGTTTATCAGAATGAAAAGCCCTGTGCCTAATCGAAAGGCATTACTTGATATTGCAGTAGCTGGACCCCTTTCAGGATTTCTCATAGCTTTACCCGCGGTGATCATCGGCATTAAACTTTCTGAGATACAGACCTCTCACATCGTCAATGAAGTAACACCATGGTGTCAAGTTACTGTCGGAAGTTCTCTGCTCATTTCCTTTTTGACCAAAACCCTTCTCGGCCCTCTTCCCTCTTCATATCTCGTTTCTTTTCATCCGATTGCCTTTGCCGCATGGATTGGACTCTTTGTTACTGCATTAAACCTTATTCCCTTAGGACAATTGGATGGTGGCCATATTATATATGCAATTGTTACAAAGAGATACAAAACAGTAAATAAAATATCATTTTTTCTTCTTTTGCTTCTAGGGATTCTATGGCAGGGATGGTTCTTCTGGGCATTAATCATATTTCTTTTTGGTTTTAGGCACCCCTCTCTTATAGAAGAACTTTCCCCTTTAGACCTTAAAAGAAAGGTCATCGGAGCCATAACCATCATTATTTTCTTGATCACGTTTATTCCCATTCCCTTTATCGTCTAA
- a CDS encoding penicillin-binding protein activator gives MYYKKSIVALLNLIILYFLVGCAPLEIKKIPHEIPKEKEVVLEKDFSYAEDLYKSKQYDVALEAYKTFISSYPKNPSVDNALFRIGEILFEKKDYSEALKYYQRILDNFFTSEIYSDAEYKIGLCYYYLGLFERSIATLTKILPQFPESHKKAEIKIFIAKAYAHKKKYISAISEYKEILVLIEEGGLAEESKKSIIYLIEKMDKRSLEEIIEKYPKEFPIGYAQFQLGVLYFQSKKYKEAKTALEGFLVSFPRHKYRNKAMEMLSVLETPYVGDKTKIGAILPLSGKGALAGQKILHGIQLAFSNLELDPAKERFQLIIKDSATSPKRAAEAVSELAIEDKVIAIIGPVFSDTTKEAALIADRYKIPIFSPFAHAKGITEISPYVFRNSLTNEMQGKTIAEYAYNNLGLRAFAVLYPDNPYGKELRDIFISHVIRLGGEIKHVVPYDPDSNDFSKEIAKIGGLEDKKLRELKAEQTATSPPNPLLETSRINPQVDYDAIFIPGYYDKVGLIAPALEFFNVTNITLLGANGWNSPKLVSIGERYIEGSVFLDGFFINSPLQFVKDFVKNYRLTFGEDPDILSAQAYDATEIILKILKTGIETREGLREELLRIKDFPGVSGATTITSSGDSEKLLFILSVKNREIIQIN, from the coding sequence ATGTATTATAAAAAATCAATTGTAGCTCTTTTAAATTTGATAATCCTATATTTTCTCGTTGGATGTGCTCCTTTAGAGATAAAAAAAATCCCTCACGAAATTCCAAAGGAAAAAGAAGTCGTATTAGAAAAGGACTTCAGTTATGCTGAAGATTTATATAAAAGCAAACAATATGATGTGGCCTTAGAGGCTTATAAGACTTTTATAAGTAGCTATCCTAAGAATCCTTCCGTCGATAATGCCCTTTTTAGAATTGGAGAGATTCTCTTTGAGAAAAAAGATTATTCCGAGGCCTTAAAATACTACCAAAGAATACTCGATAATTTTTTCACATCTGAAATCTACAGTGATGCTGAATATAAAATAGGTCTTTGCTACTATTATCTTGGGCTTTTTGAAAGATCTATTGCAACCTTAACGAAAATCCTACCCCAATTTCCTGAATCTCATAAAAAAGCAGAAATTAAAATTTTTATTGCTAAAGCATACGCCCATAAGAAAAAATATATCTCAGCAATCTCAGAATACAAAGAGATACTGGTCTTAATAGAAGAAGGAGGTTTGGCCGAAGAATCAAAAAAGTCCATAATTTATCTTATTGAGAAAATGGATAAGAGATCTTTAGAGGAGATTATAGAAAAATACCCTAAAGAATTTCCCATAGGATATGCCCAGTTCCAACTCGGAGTGTTATATTTTCAATCAAAAAAATATAAAGAGGCCAAGACGGCTCTAGAGGGTTTTCTTGTTTCTTTCCCAAGGCATAAATACAGAAATAAAGCAATGGAGATGTTATCCGTATTAGAAACACCTTATGTAGGAGATAAAACAAAAATTGGGGCCATCTTACCATTATCTGGAAAAGGCGCCCTAGCAGGACAAAAGATTCTACACGGGATTCAGTTAGCCTTTAGCAATTTAGAACTGGATCCTGCAAAGGAAAGATTTCAATTGATTATTAAAGATTCTGCTACAAGTCCAAAAAGGGCAGCAGAAGCTGTATCAGAGCTGGCTATAGAAGATAAGGTGATAGCGATCATTGGTCCTGTTTTTAGTGACACTACTAAGGAGGCTGCCCTCATTGCAGATAGATACAAGATACCTATTTTTTCCCCTTTTGCTCATGCCAAAGGGATTACAGAAATAAGCCCCTATGTTTTTAGAAATAGCCTCACAAATGAAATGCAGGGAAAGACCATTGCTGAATACGCCTATAATAATTTGGGTTTGAGAGCCTTTGCCGTTCTTTATCCAGATAACCCTTATGGTAAAGAATTGAGAGATATTTTTATCTCTCATGTGATAAGGTTAGGAGGGGAAATAAAACATGTTGTACCTTATGACCCAGACTCCAATGATTTTAGCAAAGAGATAGCAAAGATTGGTGGCCTTGAAGACAAGAAACTCAGAGAACTAAAAGCTGAGCAAACTGCCACATCCCCCCCCAACCCCCTATTAGAAACGAGCAGGATCAATCCTCAAGTCGATTATGATGCAATCTTTATCCCTGGCTATTATGATAAGGTAGGATTGATTGCTCCAGCATTGGAGTTCTTTAATGTAACGAATATAACCCTTCTAGGAGCAAATGGTTGGAATTCTCCAAAGTTAGTATCCATTGGAGAAAGGTATATAGAGGGTTCTGTGTTCTTAGACGGCTTTTTTATTAACTCACCTCTTCAATTTGTAAAGGATTTTGTAAAAAATTATAGGTTAACCTTTGGTGAAGATCCTGATATCCTCTCTGCCCAAGCCTATGATGCCACAGAAATCATCCTTAAAATTCTAAAGACCGGGATTGAAACTCGAGAGGGATTAAGAGAGGAATTACTTAGAATAAAAGATTTCCCTGGGGTCTCAGGGGCGACAACAATAACATCTTCAGGTGATTCAGAAAAGCTCCTCTTTATTCTCTCTGTAAAGAATCGAGAGATTATCCAGATAAATTAA
- the pilQ gene encoding type IV pilus secretin PilQ, protein MKKNRFLILSIGLIFLTVSLLFGCASKTKKMKPNIKEETKMEEKEKIGTVTEVKGETLSDKTLITIQGTKPLAKYTAFENSEPLSIVVDVADVNLGPLPQPLGFKNKVVKEIKALEKEGKKGVEVTIFLAEKTSFNLYPENKSLVLKLDNPEEKVAAAAIKEEREEIKEVKKEIEEGKEFSQKKASEEEVAPVVKEEKEEGLKEEKKVPLEKKVIKEEKKEGVPEKAYTGTKISLDFQDADINNILRLLSEVSGLNIISSEDVKGKITIRMANVPWDQALDVILKTKALGKEREGNIIRIATLERLNKERKEVLKAKSKEAEELVKEKESKEKLKPLQTKIYPVSYASVKNMKESIEKLMSERGHITIDERTNVLILKDVEENIEEISKLIKVMDKQTPQVSIETRIVESNRNFGRELGIRWGGFLERNDFQLQPNALQQTGGKQNIPVNADGEAGLNFGALGGVSADSNTHTPGGGNFIISLPAGTDTAITGPLSAIGFGIGNIFNDLKRLDIELSAAELNGRAKVLSTPKVTTLDNKEAVILTGERIPFSTVSQQGTETVFIDAVLSLKVTPHVTPDDFISMKITATRDAKGENVPQVGGGSQPAINKTEVKTEVLVRDGNTTVIGGIFQNTKQNRVDGVPFLKDIPALGWLFKKKLVQDDNDELLIFLTPKIVKHRM, encoded by the coding sequence ATGAAAAAAAACCGTTTTTTAATTTTATCAATAGGATTGATATTTTTAACTGTTTCTCTTCTCTTTGGGTGTGCCTCTAAAACCAAAAAGATGAAACCTAACATTAAAGAAGAGACAAAAATGGAAGAGAAAGAAAAAATAGGGACAGTAACGGAGGTAAAAGGAGAGACCCTTTCTGATAAGACCTTGATTACCATTCAAGGAACAAAGCCCTTAGCGAAATATACGGCCTTTGAAAATTCAGAACCTCTAAGTATTGTTGTAGACGTAGCAGATGTCAATTTAGGTCCACTCCCACAGCCATTAGGATTTAAGAACAAGGTAGTAAAAGAGATAAAGGCACTTGAAAAGGAAGGAAAGAAAGGGGTAGAAGTCACCATATTTTTGGCTGAGAAAACATCATTTAACCTCTATCCTGAAAATAAGAGCCTTGTTTTGAAACTAGATAACCCAGAAGAAAAGGTGGCCGCTGCTGCAATAAAAGAGGAAAGAGAAGAGATTAAAGAGGTAAAAAAGGAAATAGAAGAAGGGAAAGAGTTTTCTCAGAAAAAGGCTTCTGAGGAAGAGGTGGCACCTGTTGTGAAAGAGGAAAAAGAAGAGGGGCTTAAGGAAGAGAAAAAGGTCCCTTTGGAAAAAAAGGTTATAAAAGAAGAGAAAAAAGAGGGGGTGCCTGAAAAAGCATATACAGGAACAAAGATCTCTTTGGATTTTCAAGATGCGGATATTAATAATATCCTAAGGCTGTTATCTGAGGTAAGCGGTCTCAATATAATCTCATCTGAGGATGTAAAGGGAAAGATAACAATCAGAATGGCTAATGTTCCTTGGGATCAGGCACTGGATGTTATCTTAAAGACAAAAGCACTGGGAAAAGAACGAGAAGGAAATATTATCAGAATCGCTACCTTAGAGAGGTTAAATAAGGAAAGAAAGGAAGTGCTCAAGGCCAAGAGCAAAGAGGCAGAGGAACTCGTAAAGGAAAAAGAGTCAAAAGAAAAGTTAAAACCTTTACAAACAAAGATCTATCCTGTAAGTTATGCCAGTGTAAAGAATATGAAGGAAAGTATAGAGAAACTTATGAGTGAGAGGGGACATATTACGATTGATGAACGGACAAATGTCCTTATTCTAAAGGATGTCGAGGAAAACATCGAAGAGATTTCTAAACTCATTAAGGTCATGGATAAACAGACTCCTCAGGTATCGATTGAAACCAGAATAGTAGAGTCAAATAGGAATTTCGGAAGGGAACTGGGGATAAGATGGGGTGGATTTTTGGAGAGGAATGATTTTCAGCTCCAGCCAAATGCCCTCCAACAGACCGGGGGTAAACAGAATATACCCGTTAATGCTGATGGTGAAGCAGGACTCAATTTTGGTGCCTTAGGAGGGGTTAGTGCCGATTCTAATACCCATACCCCAGGAGGAGGCAATTTTATCATAAGCCTTCCTGCTGGAACCGACACAGCCATAACTGGACCTCTATCAGCCATCGGATTTGGGATTGGTAATATCTTTAACGACCTGAAGCGTCTCGATATAGAGCTTTCAGCAGCAGAATTGAATGGAAGGGCAAAGGTGCTCTCAACACCCAAGGTTACGACCCTAGATAATAAAGAAGCTGTAATATTGACAGGGGAGAGAATACCCTTTTCTACGGTTTCACAACAAGGAACAGAGACCGTATTTATCGATGCGGTTTTAAGCCTTAAGGTAACACCTCATGTTACACCTGATGACTTTATTTCTATGAAGATTACAGCAACCAGGGATGCAAAGGGTGAAAATGTCCCCCAGGTAGGGGGTGGTAGCCAGCCTGCGATAAACAAGACCGAAGTAAAAACAGAGGTATTGGTTAGAGATGGAAATACAACAGTAATAGGTGGGATTTTTCAAAATACCAAGCAAAATAGGGTAGATGGGGTCCCCTTTCTCAAAGATATTCCTGCCCTTGGATGGCTTTTTAAAAAGAAGCTTGTTCAGGATGATAATGACGAGCTGTTAATCTTTCTCACACCTAAGATTGTAAAACATAGGATGTAA
- a CDS encoding PilN domain-containing protein — protein MIKINLLNVRQRRRQIGILREFIIYGVLFSLFILGIFYHLIVTQNQKSHFRKEIVSIKERLAPLEKIAKKIEEFQKKKGLLEKRINIIEELKSNQEGPIRLLDEISLNIPSQVWLISLSEKGSSIEMKGFSLTNIGIATFMKNVESSGYFKNVELIQAKQTMVEKRKVKEFTIKMQMNTTH, from the coding sequence ATGATTAAGATAAACCTGTTAAATGTAAGACAGCGAAGAAGACAGATTGGGATACTACGGGAGTTCATTATCTATGGAGTACTTTTTTCCCTGTTTATACTGGGTATTTTTTATCATTTGATAGTGACTCAGAATCAAAAGTCGCATTTTAGAAAAGAGATAGTCAGCATAAAGGAGCGGCTTGCACCTTTGGAAAAGATTGCAAAAAAGATAGAAGAGTTCCAGAAAAAAAAGGGGCTTCTTGAAAAAAGGATTAATATTATTGAAGAACTTAAATCAAATCAAGAAGGGCCTATACGCCTATTAGATGAAATAAGTTTGAATATCCCTTCTCAGGTATGGCTCATTTCTTTATCAGAAAAAGGATCGAGCATTGAAATGAAGGGTTTTTCTTTAACGAATATTGGAATAGCAACCTTCATGAAAAATGTTGAGAGTTCAGGATATTTTAAAAATGTAGAGCTCATTCAGGCAAAGCAGACAATGGTTGAGAAGCGAAAGGTAAAAGAGTTTACTATAAAAATGCAGATGAACACGACACACTAA
- the pilM gene encoding type IV pilus assembly protein PilM, whose amino-acid sequence MVFFKKKEVVGLDIGSHSIKLVEIKETGKGMELINFGVMPLQPEAVVDGAIMDASIIVDTIQNLIEVQKVKTKDVVTSVSGTSVIIKKIKLPFMTEEELAETIEFEAEQYIPFDISDVNIDFQILESEELLEEEGADQMEVLIVAIKREKIDDYTNLILEAGMNPVIVDVDAFAIENSYEVNYDLKEKEIVALVDIGAAVMNINILKNGLTSFTRDIFLGGNLYTQNIQKEFGTTWEDAEAIKLGIEMEGISKEKARRIIERTTEEIFQEVNRSFEFFRSATGDENIDKIVLSGGCTKIKGMDQFFSQRVNIPVEIVNPFKKIHFDEKLFDREYIKEIAPLAAVGVGLAIRRVDD is encoded by the coding sequence ATGGTTTTCTTTAAAAAGAAAGAGGTTGTTGGCCTCGATATTGGAAGCCATTCCATTAAACTAGTAGAGATAAAAGAAACGGGAAAAGGAATGGAATTGATAAATTTTGGAGTAATGCCATTACAACCAGAGGCTGTGGTTGATGGTGCAATCATGGATGCCAGTATTATTGTTGATACCATTCAAAACCTGATCGAGGTGCAGAAAGTAAAAACAAAGGATGTAGTAACATCTGTATCGGGAACATCGGTAATTATAAAGAAGATAAAACTTCCTTTTATGACAGAAGAGGAATTAGCTGAGACCATTGAGTTTGAGGCAGAGCAGTATATCCCCTTTGATATTAGTGATGTAAATATAGATTTTCAAATATTGGAAAGCGAAGAACTCTTGGAAGAAGAGGGAGCCGATCAGATGGAAGTGCTTATCGTGGCAATTAAGAGGGAAAAGATTGACGATTATACCAATCTCATTTTAGAGGCTGGAATGAATCCAGTCATTGTTGATGTTGATGCCTTTGCAATCGAAAATAGCTATGAAGTAAACTATGATTTAAAAGAAAAAGAGATAGTAGCGTTAGTAGATATAGGCGCTGCAGTCATGAATATCAATATATTGAAAAATGGTTTGACCTCTTTTACCAGGGATATCTTTTTAGGAGGAAACCTCTACACACAAAATATTCAGAAAGAATTTGGAACAACCTGGGAAGATGCCGAGGCCATAAAACTCGGCATTGAAATGGAGGGGATTTCAAAAGAGAAAGCAAGACGGATCATAGAGAGAACAACAGAAGAAATTTTTCAAGAGGTTAATCGGTCTTTTGAATTTTTCAGGTCAGCAACAGGAGATGAAAATATAGACAAGATTGTCTTAAGTGGTGGTTGCACAAAGATCAAAGGAATGGATCAATTTTTTTCTCAAAGAGTGAATATCCCTGTCGAAATCGTAAACCCTTTTAAAAAGATTCATTTTGATGAGAAGCTTTTTGATAGAGAGTATATTAAAGAGATAGCTCCTCTTGCAGCAGTTGGCGTTGGTTTGGCAATCAGGAGGGTAGATGATTAA
- a CDS encoding KH domain-containing protein: protein MNDVKELIEYIAKAIVDKPEAVEVKGVEGENSTVIELKVAKEDIGKVIGKKGKTITALRTILSATRAQKDKRQVLEVLE, encoded by the coding sequence ATGAATGATGTGAAAGAGCTGATTGAATATATTGCGAAAGCTATTGTTGATAAACCAGAAGCTGTCGAAGTCAAGGGTGTAGAGGGCGAGAATTCAACCGTCATAGAATTAAAGGTAGCGAAAGAAGACATAGGAAAGGTGATAGGGAAAAAAGGAAAAACAATTACTGCTTTAAGAACTATTCTCAGTGCTACAAGGGCACAAAAAGACAAGCGACAGGTGCTTGAGGTGTTGGAATAG
- the pilO gene encoding type 4a pilus biogenesis protein PilO has translation MEILEKAKSVPTYQRWLLIALLISFLLLGYYYLFYQKNSKEMHKLKEEFSRLEFLLKNSELNAKRLPELEAEVEELKRKLTLALAQLPSKKEIPDLLTQISFLGRRAGLEFLLFSPAKERFKEFYAEVPVNIEVFGQFHDVARFFDMISKLNRIVNVSELNMEEPTVEEDKFFLTAKYTATAFRFLDEKEIEEIKKREEEQRKKKGKR, from the coding sequence GTGGAGATTTTAGAAAAAGCAAAATCGGTTCCCACATATCAACGCTGGCTGCTGATTGCCCTTTTGATATCTTTTTTGCTCCTTGGATACTATTATCTCTTCTATCAGAAAAACTCTAAAGAGATGCATAAGCTAAAAGAAGAATTTTCTAGACTAGAATTTTTATTGAAAAACTCAGAGCTCAATGCCAAGAGATTACCAGAATTAGAGGCTGAGGTAGAAGAACTGAAACGGAAGCTTACATTAGCCTTGGCACAGCTTCCCAGCAAGAAAGAGATTCCTGATTTGCTCACCCAGATATCTTTCTTGGGAAGAAGAGCTGGACTTGAGTTTTTGCTTTTTTCTCCTGCGAAAGAACGTTTTAAGGAATTTTATGCTGAGGTTCCCGTTAATATAGAAGTTTTTGGGCAATTTCATGATGTAGCAAGATTTTTTGATATGATATCAAAGCTCAATAGAATTGTGAATGTTTCAGAATTGAACATGGAGGAACCCACGGTTGAAGAAGATAAGTTTTTTTTAACAGCCAAATACACAGCAACGGCTTTTAGATTTTTAGATGAGAAAGAAATAGAAGAGATCAAAAAAAGAGAAGAAGAGCAGAGAAAGAAAAAGGGAAAAAGATAA
- a CDS encoding pilus assembly protein PilP encodes MKNISTVILMILFGWAMFHVIDTDPTNKAIAQMSFSEELGTKADSHLIERIDYKGGESRLYNPKGRRDPFKSPLIILKKDKKIPLTPLQRYDISELKLTGIVWGGGVSYRAMILAPDGKGYSVGINSLMGKNGGRVINIEKDKIVIQEKDIDLFGKVKKINIVMKLREE; translated from the coding sequence ATGAAAAATATTAGCACAGTGATTCTGATGATACTTTTTGGATGGGCTATGTTTCACGTCATAGATACAGATCCTACTAATAAGGCTATAGCTCAGATGTCATTTAGTGAAGAATTGGGTACAAAGGCCGATTCTCATCTCATAGAGAGAATTGATTATAAAGGAGGAGAGAGTCGTCTATATAATCCAAAGGGAAGAAGAGACCCTTTTAAGTCTCCTTTGATCATCTTAAAAAAAGATAAAAAGATCCCTCTAACGCCGTTGCAGAGATATGATATATCAGAGCTCAAGCTTACAGGAATCGTATGGGGAGGAGGAGTAAGTTATAGAGCCATGATTCTTGCTCCTGATGGAAAGGGCTATTCAGTAGGAATCAATTCGCTTATGGGTAAAAATGGTGGAAGGGTGATTAATATAGAAAAAGATAAGATTGTGATTCAGGAGAAAGATATCGATTTATTTGGTAAGGTAAAAAAGATCAACATAGTAATGAAATTGAGGGAGGAGTGA
- a CDS encoding PBP1A family penicillin-binding protein: protein MKKKKDKFTFKLPKSYYLTKRGKKKSGLRSLFVLFFVALFFFLGSGLSAYYFLSKDLPDVRQLKTYTPSLITKIYSDNDEVIKEFFIEKRILVPLERIPSFLKQATLAVEDARFYQHIGIDIYGILRALISNIKAGEVVEGGSTITQQLARSMFLTPQKTLKRKLKEAILAYRLERYFSKQEILELYLNQIYFGHGAYGVGAAAKTYFGKNVEDLDLAEAALIAGLARAPNIYSPYVSLKKARDRREHVLKRMAEEGFVTVRSAKEALKAPFELTGLSKGDEQAPYFVEHIRRYLGRMYGGKRLYRGGLKVYTTLNLDFQKEAQKSLRKGLEDVDKRIGYRGPLAHIDLKDKNQIDWDQVYNLIAKEKHELPLRSGERVKGVVVGVDHDRVFIDFHSGRGVIFLKDMLWARRPDPEVDALNRQIKSPEEALKTGDIIDVEIKKIDSGVGETVLSLEQEPLVQGALVCVDPQTGYIKAMVGGYDYTKSQFNRATQALRQAGSAFKPIIYSAAFEKGYTTANVIIDSPVIFDEEKKDDEKWKPSNFEEKFYGPTTLHTALIHSRNVVTIKLFKKLGVNSIISYARRLGIMSPLNHDLSLALGSSSVSLLELTSVYGVFANHGMRAEPIFIRMVKDSTDNIIEENKPVTKRAISEEVAYITTSLLQDVVKMGTGWKAKALGRPVAAKTGTTNNYIDGWFIGYTPTVVAGVWVGFDREKTLGKNETGSRVAAPIWVNFMKMILQNEPIRNYSVPSNVIFAKIDPQNGLLATPDIKNAVFQPFLKGTEPKEYTRKEFSSKDFFKLDLESE, encoded by the coding sequence ATGAAAAAGAAGAAAGATAAATTTACTTTCAAGCTTCCAAAGAGTTACTATCTCACAAAGAGAGGGAAGAAAAAGAGTGGGCTGAGATCTCTTTTTGTACTTTTCTTTGTGGCTCTTTTCTTTTTTTTGGGATCTGGTCTTTCCGCTTATTATTTCCTATCAAAAGATCTTCCCGATGTAAGGCAGTTAAAGACATATACACCCAGTTTAATTACTAAGATATACTCAGATAATGATGAGGTTATAAAGGAATTTTTTATTGAGAAGAGGATACTGGTTCCTCTTGAAAGAATTCCTTCTTTTTTGAAGCAAGCCACATTGGCAGTTGAGGATGCCCGTTTTTATCAACACATAGGTATAGATATTTATGGAATATTAAGGGCTCTCATATCAAACATAAAGGCTGGAGAGGTTGTTGAAGGGGGAAGCACCATAACTCAACAATTAGCCAGATCCATGTTTTTAACTCCCCAAAAGACCCTTAAGAGGAAGTTAAAAGAAGCCATATTAGCTTATAGGCTGGAAAGATATTTTTCTAAACAAGAGATTTTAGAGCTCTATCTTAATCAAATATATTTTGGCCATGGGGCCTATGGTGTCGGGGCTGCAGCGAAGACCTATTTTGGGAAAAATGTAGAAGATCTTGATTTAGCAGAAGCGGCATTAATTGCAGGTTTGGCCAGAGCACCAAATATATACTCTCCATATGTAAGCTTGAAAAAAGCTAGGGATCGCAGAGAGCATGTTCTAAAAAGAATGGCAGAAGAGGGGTTTGTAACTGTTAGAAGTGCAAAAGAGGCTTTAAAAGCTCCCTTTGAACTAACGGGTTTAAGCAAAGGAGATGAACAAGCACCCTATTTTGTTGAGCATATAAGAAGATATCTTGGAAGGATGTACGGAGGCAAGAGATTGTATAGAGGGGGCTTGAAAGTCTATACGACTTTAAATCTTGATTTCCAAAAAGAAGCCCAGAAATCCTTACGTAAGGGTTTGGAGGATGTAGATAAGAGAATAGGCTATCGAGGTCCTTTAGCCCACATAGATTTAAAAGATAAAAATCAAATTGATTGGGATCAAGTATATAATTTAATAGCTAAAGAGAAACACGAGCTTCCTTTGAGAAGTGGTGAGCGAGTAAAAGGGGTTGTTGTTGGAGTAGATCATGATAGGGTTTTTATCGATTTTCACAGTGGTAGAGGTGTTATTTTTTTAAAAGATATGCTTTGGGCTAGACGTCCTGACCCAGAGGTTGATGCGTTAAATCGCCAAATAAAGTCTCCCGAGGAAGCCCTCAAGACAGGTGATATCATCGATGTTGAGATAAAAAAAATTGATTCAGGGGTTGGAGAAACAGTACTTTCATTAGAGCAGGAACCATTGGTTCAAGGTGCCTTGGTTTGCGTTGATCCTCAAACAGGTTATATTAAGGCAATGGTCGGTGGTTACGATTATACAAAAAGCCAGTTTAATAGGGCAACACAGGCTTTAAGACAGGCGGGGTCTGCCTTTAAACCTATAATCTATTCAGCCGCATTTGAGAAGGGTTATACAACCGCTAATGTTATTATAGATTCTCCAGTTATCTTTGATGAAGAAAAAAAAGATGATGAGAAATGGAAGCCATCAAACTTCGAAGAGAAATTTTACGGTCCCACGACCCTTCACACCGCCTTAATACATTCCAGAAATGTGGTAACCATTAAGCTTTTTAAAAAGCTGGGTGTGAATAGCATCATATCTTACGCGAGAAGATTAGGGATAATGAGTCCTTTAAATCATGACCTGTCTTTAGCGTTGGGTTCTTCGAGCGTCTCCCTTTTGGAACTGACCTCAGTTTACGGAGTATTTGCAAATCACGGTATGAGGGCAGAACCTATTTTCATAAGAATGGTGAAGGATTCGACAGATAATATCATAGAAGAAAATAAGCCGGTTACCAAAAGGGCGATTTCCGAAGAGGTGGCTTATATTACCACAAGTCTTCTTCAGGATGTTGTTAAAATGGGTACGGGTTGGAAGGCAAAAGCATTAGGTAGACCGGTGGCCGCTAAAACGGGAACGACCAATAACTATATTGATGGCTGGTTTATCGGATACACCCCAACAGTGGTTGCCGGTGTATGGGTAGGTTTTGATAGAGAGAAGACCTTAGGTAAGAATGAGACAGGTTCAAGAGTGGCTGCGCCTATTTGGGTAAACTTTATGAAGATGATTTTGCAGAATGAACCTATTAGGAATTATTCAGTTCCATCGAATGTTATCTTCGCAAAAATCGATCCCCAAAACGGCTTGTTGGCCACACCGGATATTAAAAATGCTGTTTTTCAACCCTTTTTAAAAGGAACAGAACCAAAGGAATACACACGTAAGGAGTTTTCATCTAAGGATTTTTTTAAACTCGATTTAGAAAGCGAATAG